The sequence below is a genomic window from Thermomicrobiales bacterium.
GCGATCGCGTTCATTCATGCCTGGCGCGATCCCGAGCATGAGCGGCAGGTCGAAGCACTGCTGAACGAGTACGCGCCCGATCTGGTGGTCTCGACATCTTCGAGCGTCGTGCCGGAGATCCGCGAGTACGAGCGCTTCTCGACGACCATCGCCAACGTCTACGTCCGACCGCTCGTCTCGCGCTACCTCAGCCGCCTGGAGGCGTCGCTGGGCAAGTTGGGCGTCGGCGGGCGGCTGCTGATCATGCTGGCATCGGGCGGAACCTGTACCGTCGAGACGGCGCAGACGTTCCCGATCCGGCTGATCGAGTCGGGGCCGGCTGCCGGGGCGCTGGCTGCTGCCGAGTATGGTCGCCTCTCCGGCACGCCGGATGTGCTCTCCTTCGACATGGGCGGCACGACCGCCAAGGCCTGCTTGATCGACGACGGCCAGCCGCTGACGACGGCCGACTTCGAGGTTGGGCGTGTCTACCGCTTCAAGAAGGGCTCGGGGCTGCCGATCAAGGTGCCGGTCATCGAGATGATCGAGATTGGCGCTGGTGGCGGCTCGATCGCCCGAGTCGATGGGCTCGGCCTGCTGAAGGTCGGGCCGGATTCAGCTGGCTCGGATCCGGGACCGGTCTGCTATGGCCGGGGCGGAATTGCGCCGACCGTCACCGACGCCGACCTGGTGCTTGGTTATCTCGATCCGGGCTATTTCCTCGGCGGGCGTATGGCGCTGGATGTCGACGCGGCGCGGGAGGCGATCGCTCGCGACATCGCCGAGCCGCTGGGTATCGACGTCATGCGTGCCGCCTGGGGCATCCATCAGGTCGTGAACGAAAACATGGCCAACGCGGCGCGCATTCACGCAATCGAGCGCGGAAAGGATCCGCGCGCCTACCCCGTGTTCGCCTTCGGTGGCGCGGGGCCGGTGCACGCCTGGCGCGTCAGTCGCATTCTGCAGTCGCCGCGCCTGATCGTGCCGCTTGGGGCCGGTGTCATCTCAACCGTCGGCTTCCTCGCCGCGCCGCTGGCGTTCGACTTCGTGCGCTCGTATTACGGACGACTTGACGGGCTCGACTGGGCGCACGTCAACGCGCTGCTGGGCGAGATGGAGGCCGAGGGCCGCCAGATCCTCGATAGTGCCGGGGTGCCTGTGGGCGCGGTGACGGTCACGCGGACAGCCGAGCTGCGCTACGCCGGGCAGGGCCACGAGGTATCGGTGCCGCTGGCGGACGGCCTGCTGGGCGACGCGTCCGTCGCTGATCTGCGCAGCGCGTTCGAGTTCGTCTATCGCTCGCTGTTCGAGCGCATCGCGCCGGGTAATCCGGTCGAGGCGCTCTCCTGGCGTGTCGGAGTATCTGGCCCGCGGCCCGACCTGCCGCTGCATCAGTTGGCTGGTGCGATAGAGCGTGCGAGCACTGCCGCAGACGCGATCAAACACGAGCGCCCGATCTATCTGCCGGAGATTGGCGACCTCGTGTCCGTGCCGGTCTATGACCGCTACCGACTCGGGCAGGGCGCGTCGTTCAGCGGCCCGGCAGTTGTTGAGGAGCGCGAATCGACCGTCATCATCGGGCCGGATGCGCGCGTGGTCGTTGATGAGTTGATGAGCCTGGTTGTGGAGGCCGCCGAATGATCGACGCCATTACCCTCGAAGTCATGTGGAACCGCCTGATCGCGGTCGTCAACGAGCAGGCGGCGGCGCTGATGCGCACGTCGTTCACAACGATCGTGCGCGAGTCAGGCGATCTCTCGGCGGGCGTCTTCGACCGGCGCGGAAACATGATCGCGCAGGCAGTCACCGGCACGCCGGGGCACATCAACGCGATGGCAACCTGCATCCACCATTTCCTTGCCGTCTATCCGGCCGAGACGCTGTCGCCGGGCGACGTTCTCATCACAAACGATCCGCAGAAGACCTCGGGGCATTTACACGACTTCACAGTCATCACGCCAATCTTCCGCTCGGCTGCCGATCCAGCAATCGTTGGGTTCTTCGGCAACACCTGCCACGTGCTGGACATCGGCGGGCGTGGTCTGGGTACTGATGCGCGCTCGGTTTACGAGGAGGGTCTATTCGTTCCGATCACCAAGCTCTATGACGCCAGCGTCGAGAACGCCGAGTTGATCAAGCTGCTTGCCGCGAACGTCCGCACGCCTGAGCCGGTGCTGGGCGATATCCACGCGCAGGTGGCCGGCAACGATGTCGGCGGTCGGCGCTTGCTGGAGTTCATGGACGAATTCGGGCTGGAGGCGCTGGAGCCACTGGCCGACGCCATCATCGAGCGCTCCGAGCGGGCGATGCGCGCGGCTATCGCCGAGCTACCGGACGGCGCGTGGAGCAACGTCGTCTACTCCGACGGCTATGAGGAGCCGGTGCGGCTGGAAGTGACGCTGACCAAGCGCGGCGATGAGCTGTGGGTCGACTGGACCGGCTCCAGCGCCGAAAGCACACGCGGCATCAACGTCGTCCTGAACTACACCCACGCCTACACGACCTATGCGCTGAAGTGTGCGCTGGCACCGGAAGTGCCGAACAACGAAGGCTCGTTTCGCCCGGTGCACGTCTCAGCTCCGGCTGGCTCGATTCTGAATGCTCAGCATCCGGCACCGGTCGGCGCGCGGCACATCATCGGACATTTCCTGCCGGGCGCGATCTTCGGCGCGCTGGCGCAAATCATCCCCGACCGGGTGATGGCCGAGGGCGCGGCCAACATCTGGAACATCCAGCTGACCGGCAAGAACGCCGACGGCGAGTTGTGGACCTACGTCTGGTTCTCAACCGGCGGCACCGGCGCACGCCCGACCAGCGACGGCATCAGCGCCGCCGCGTTCCCCAGCGGCATTTCCGGCGTGCCTTCAGAGGTGATCGAGAGCCTCGCGCCGGTCGTCATCCATCGCCGTGAGCTCCGCGCGGACTCGGGCGGCGCAGGTCAGTATCGCGGTGGGCTCGGCCAGACGCTGGAGTTCTCGGTACGCACCGGGCGACCCTACACGTTCTCGCCGCTGTTCGATCGCATCCAGTTTGCAGCGCAGGGTGCCGACGGCGGCGAGGCAGGCGCATCGGCGCGGATTACGCTCTCGACCGGCGAGGAGTTGACTCGCAAGGGCGCGCGCGAGCTGGCCGCCGATACCCGCGTCACACTGGAGCTGCCTGGCGGCGGTGGCTACGGTGACCCGCGACGGCGCGATCTGGAGGCGATCCAGGAAGATCTGCGTGATGGGCTGATTACCACTGCAAAGCCAAATGAACAGGCTGTTGATTGAGCAGGAGTCCTGCTATCCGTTGAGCCAACCGACGCCGACATGAATCCGCCTGGATTTTTGGATCAATACATCCACTTTGGCAGATGCGTACGTAAACAAGCCATCGAGGCAATTCGGTTTTCGGGGATCTGACGCTGGGTGCGTCGGCTGTCAGAGGCTCCGGCTCAGGGATGAAACGCGCAGTCGATCAGGCCGCGACTGTCGGAATATCCGGCGGGGCGGTCATGTAGTGCGTGATGAATACCTAACCGGACATCTCTCGAACGAATGTCACTGACTTGTAGCATGGCGCAACGAGCGCAATGTGGTTGGGACCAAGGAGGACATTTCGTGACGCAACCTGAGTTCGGCCTGGAACGACTCCAGGAGGAAGTCCTTGCCGGGAAGCTCAGCCGCCGACAGGTGCTGAAGAGAAGCGCGGTCCTGGGACTGAGCGCCCCGATTATTGCCGGGCTGCTGGCTGCCTGCGGTGGCGACGACGACGAGCCAACGACGGCTCCGGCTGAAGCGACGACAGCACCTGCTGCCGAAGCGACGGAAGCCCCCGCAGAAGAGGCAACCGAAGAGCCGGCCGCTGAGGCCACCGAAGCTCCTGCTGAGGAGGCAACTGAGGCACCGGCAGAAGCGACCGAGCCACCTGCTGAAGCGGCTGGCGAGCGTGGCGGTAGTGGCCAGTTGCGTCTGTTCTACTGGCAGGCCCCGGTTATCCTGAATGTCCACCTTGCAAACGGCACCAAGGACTATCATGCCTGCCGCGTCTGCATGGAGCCGCTGGCCGACTGGGATGCCAATCTGGAGCCTGTCCTGTTCCTCGCCGCCGAGTTCCCCTCGGTTGAGAACGAGACGCTGGCTGAGGATGGCACATGGTGCATCTGGAAGCTGCGCGAAGGGGTGAAGTGGCACGACGGCGAAGACTTCAATGCCGATGATGTCATCTTCACCTACGAGTACATCGTCAACCCGGACAATGCCACCACGACCAGCGGTCGATACCAGACAATCGACAACGTCGAGAAGATCGACGACTACACCGTCAAGGTCAACTTCAAGGTTCCCACACCGGCCTGGTATGACCCGTTTGTGACGACTGAGGGCTGCATCCTCCCGGAGCACATCTTCAAGGATTTCCAGGGCTCTGAGTCGCGCAATGCACCGGCCAATCTGGATATCACTGGTACCGGCCCGTTCAAGGTCCGCGAGTTCCGGCCGGGCGACGTTGTGCTCTATGACCTGTTCGAGGATTACTGGGATCCGGGCAAGCCACACATCGACTCGGTCGAGATGAAGGGTGGCGGTGACTCGGTTGGTGCTGCGCGTGCCGTGCTGCAGTCCGATGAGGCTGACTGGGCGTGGAACCTGCAGGTCGAGCCGTCCGTCCTCAACCCGATGGAAGATGCCGGCATCGGTACCATCGATGCCCAGCCAGGCGGTGGTACCGAGCGCCTGATGATCAACTTTTCAGACCCCACGGTCGAGGTTGATGGCCAGTTCTCGCACTATGGCACGCCGCACCCGGTCTGGTCTGACCTGCGCGCTCGCCAGGCGCTTGCCTTCCTCTGCGACCGCGGCACAATCGCCGAGCAGCTGTACGGCAAGGGTGGCGTTGCGGCGACCAACCAGTATGACGAGCCAGCGAAGTTCACCAACCAGGATCTGACCTGGGAATTCAACATCGACAAGGCCAAGGCCCTGCTCGATGAGATGGGTTTCACGGGCCACGATATTGTCTACCAGACGTCGATCAACTCTGTCCGCCAGAAGACGCAGGAGATCATCAAGCAGGCGATGGAGCAGGTCGGCTTCAGCGTCCAGATCAAGAGCGTTGACGCGGCTGTGTACTTCTCGACCGATCAGGGGAACCCGGACACATCGGGTAAGTTCATCGCCGACCTCGAGATGCACACCAACGGTGCGGGTGTTTATCCGGCGGTGTGGTTCGAACGCTATCGCACGGACGAGATCGCGCAGAAGGAAAACGCCTGGGCAGCAAGCAATTACTTCCGCTACTCCAACCCGGAGTTCGACAAGATGCACGATCAGTGTCGGGTCGAGATGGATGCTGACAAGCAGGTGCAGCTGTTCCAGGACATGATGAAGCTGGTGACTGAGACGGATGTCGTCGAGGTTCCGCTCGTCAACCGCACTGGCCTGGCTGCCAAGAGCAACCGGATCAAGGGCTATGTTGGCTCTCCGTGGGCCGCAAACCCTGTCTGGGAGCTCAAGAACTGGACTCTGGAGGACTAGTCCTTCCGTCTGGTGATTGTTCCGCTGGCGAGCGTCGGTCGACTTCGGTCGGGCGCTCGCCAGTGCCTTTATTAGCCCCGAGGTGCTGAAGCTCGTCTCCCTGCGCGCCGCTTGCGCAAAACGCGTTAGCGTCGCATCCGCACTTTCCGTCTGTCATCGTATCGATCGCCCGATAGAGCGCTGCTAGAGAGCCGCACGGAGTTCTCGCGTACCCGTCTTGAGCCCAGGTGGATCTCACAGAAGAACATCCCGTACGAGGAGCGTAACCAGAAAGACCTGGCATGACGGGGAAGGCCCGACATAGCCGCATCAGTGACGGTTTTTCCATTGCGCGTCTGACCGTATCTGCGGGGCGTTCCGCGAACAGCATCCTGGCTCGCTAGCCAAAGTGGCGCGATTCCCAGCTGTGGAAAGGACGACCGACCCATGAGTGACGTGTTCAACGAGTTCACGCGTCTGCGAACGGATGTACGCGCCCGCCGTCTTAACCGACGACAAGTCCTCAAGCGCGGGGCAGCGCTCGGCCTGAGCGCGCCGCTGCTGGCTGGCCTGCTGGCGGCCTGTGGTGGTGACGAAGACGAGGAGCCAACGACTGCTCCGGCAGAAGCAACTACAGCGCCCTCTGGCGACGCGACCAAGGCACCCGAAGAGTCGGCAACCGAAGAGCCGAAAGCCTCCCCCACCGGGGCCGAGGGAGAGGCAACGAAGGAGCCGGTGGCCGAAGCAACGGAGCCGCCCGCTGCCGAAGCCGGCGGCGGCGGTCAGCTTCGCCTGATGTGGTGGCAGGCACCGACGATCATGAATCCGCACCTCTCGACAGGGACCAAGGACTTCGACGCCTCGCGGCTCGTGTACGAGCCACTGGCCGACTTTGATGCGGACGGCAACGGCATCCCGTC
It includes:
- a CDS encoding hydantoinase/oxoprolinase family protein — encoded protein: MTTGDLRVGIDIGGTFTDLLVFDPENGRFQIGKTLTTPGDPSQAVTAGLVATLADAGISPAAVRGIVHGTTLVTNAIIERKGARTALLTTRGFRDAIQIGREHRYDLYDLFLEMPRPLVPRHLRLELDERILADGTEMVRVSSEQVRELADQLVAEGVEAVAIAFIHAWRDPEHERQVEALLNEYAPDLVVSTSSSVVPEIREYERFSTTIANVYVRPLVSRYLSRLEASLGKLGVGGRLLIMLASGGTCTVETAQTFPIRLIESGPAAGALAAAEYGRLSGTPDVLSFDMGGTTAKACLIDDGQPLTTADFEVGRVYRFKKGSGLPIKVPVIEMIEIGAGGGSIARVDGLGLLKVGPDSAGSDPGPVCYGRGGIAPTVTDADLVLGYLDPGYFLGGRMALDVDAAREAIARDIAEPLGIDVMRAAWGIHQVVNENMANAARIHAIERGKDPRAYPVFAFGGAGPVHAWRVSRILQSPRLIVPLGAGVISTVGFLAAPLAFDFVRSYYGRLDGLDWAHVNALLGEMEAEGRQILDSAGVPVGAVTVTRTAELRYAGQGHEVSVPLADGLLGDASVADLRSAFEFVYRSLFERIAPGNPVEALSWRVGVSGPRPDLPLHQLAGAIERASTAADAIKHERPIYLPEIGDLVSVPVYDRYRLGQGASFSGPAVVEERESTVIIGPDARVVVDELMSLVVEAAE
- a CDS encoding hydantoinase B/oxoprolinase family protein — translated: MIDAITLEVMWNRLIAVVNEQAAALMRTSFTTIVRESGDLSAGVFDRRGNMIAQAVTGTPGHINAMATCIHHFLAVYPAETLSPGDVLITNDPQKTSGHLHDFTVITPIFRSAADPAIVGFFGNTCHVLDIGGRGLGTDARSVYEEGLFVPITKLYDASVENAELIKLLAANVRTPEPVLGDIHAQVAGNDVGGRRLLEFMDEFGLEALEPLADAIIERSERAMRAAIAELPDGAWSNVVYSDGYEEPVRLEVTLTKRGDELWVDWTGSSAESTRGINVVLNYTHAYTTYALKCALAPEVPNNEGSFRPVHVSAPAGSILNAQHPAPVGARHIIGHFLPGAIFGALAQIIPDRVMAEGAANIWNIQLTGKNADGELWTYVWFSTGGTGARPTSDGISAAAFPSGISGVPSEVIESLAPVVIHRRELRADSGGAGQYRGGLGQTLEFSVRTGRPYTFSPLFDRIQFAAQGADGGEAGASARITLSTGEELTRKGARELAADTRVTLELPGGGGYGDPRRRDLEAIQEDLRDGLITTAKPNEQAVD
- a CDS encoding peptide ABC transporter substrate-binding protein, producing the protein MTQPEFGLERLQEEVLAGKLSRRQVLKRSAVLGLSAPIIAGLLAACGGDDDEPTTAPAEATTAPAAEATEAPAEEATEEPAAEATEAPAEEATEAPAEATEPPAEAAGERGGSGQLRLFYWQAPVILNVHLANGTKDYHACRVCMEPLADWDANLEPVLFLAAEFPSVENETLAEDGTWCIWKLREGVKWHDGEDFNADDVIFTYEYIVNPDNATTTSGRYQTIDNVEKIDDYTVKVNFKVPTPAWYDPFVTTEGCILPEHIFKDFQGSESRNAPANLDITGTGPFKVREFRPGDVVLYDLFEDYWDPGKPHIDSVEMKGGGDSVGAARAVLQSDEADWAWNLQVEPSVLNPMEDAGIGTIDAQPGGGTERLMINFSDPTVEVDGQFSHYGTPHPVWSDLRARQALAFLCDRGTIAEQLYGKGGVAATNQYDEPAKFTNQDLTWEFNIDKAKALLDEMGFTGHDIVYQTSINSVRQKTQEIIKQAMEQVGFSVQIKSVDAAVYFSTDQGNPDTSGKFIADLEMHTNGAGVYPAVWFERYRTDEIAQKENAWAASNYFRYSNPEFDKMHDQCRVEMDADKQVQLFQDMMKLVTETDVVEVPLVNRTGLAAKSNRIKGYVGSPWAANPVWELKNWTLED